The Eriocheir sinensis breed Jianghai 21 unplaced genomic scaffold, ASM2467909v1 Scaffold617, whole genome shotgun sequence genome contains a region encoding:
- the LOC126993456 gene encoding ABC transporter G family member 20-like isoform X1, translated as MAELMEVQSQPEPVRKGGGASHCGGTAEADDMMLTRLDQVTNSFITGSTTTNTTTNATTTDSVTTATKASISTSRGNVVLVKGAYKSYGSGKRKVTVLDNLEMRVPQGAIYGLLGPSGCGKTTLLGCLVSRLHLDKGEIFIHGFPPGSVEAAVPGHRVGYMPQELALFQEFSIVETLQYFGRIHQMSASKILQRKDFLVSFLDLPDPNRLVNQLSGGQQRRVSFATALLHEPELLILDEPTVGVDPLLRSSIWQHLLDVCNGTNTTIIITTHYIEEARQADKVGLMRGGRLLAETSPMSLINHFKIPSLEDIFLKLCLEDGSEDELNIHGMENKTYEDDAGTLKVLPGSLPDARGSVRGLRKEVNPNTGQVTLRDDTDNNIFMSPWVSTSKYERMFSTYRFRALLIKNFIKLWRNIGFLLFSFLMPPVQTVLFCLTVGGTPYDLPMAIVNLDNGYNLFLDVPVPIHPNINITFNFSLIYLDDINDKTIRKKYYNNFDDGHRAVEEGDAWGLIFFNESFTEGILAFYGPEINNQSLPGLEEEDKEQGKINLYMDNTNSQISATLMFTLLRAMEDFLEDVIKEVDDALQDIFPNTNATVDTSKLAFPLVFHDPIYGSTDASFTEFMAPGVILTITYFMAVGLTALSFIIERKEGLLDRSWVSGVQSSEVMLAHLATQMLVMLVQIALILVFMFPVFQLPCKGNMVWVVLLAVLQGFCGMTFGLMTSAISNDENTAIMMALGIFYPLLLLSGIVWPIQGIPVALRYVSYILPQTYACEAIRAVLYKGWDITHTIVYLGYLVTVAWLFIHLAIALIAIRIRK; from the exons ATGGCCGAACTAATGGAAGTGCAAAGCCAGCCGGAGCCTGTGAGAAAGGGCGGCGGTGCCAGTCACTGTGGTGGTACAGCCGAGGCAGATGATATGATGCTGACCCGACTCGACCAGGTGACCAACAGCTTCATTactggcag caccacgaccaacaccaccaccaatgccACCACCACTGACAGTGTCACCACTGCTACCAAGGCCTCCATCAGTACCAGTAGGGGCAATGTGGTGCTGGTTAAGGGCGCATACAAGAGCTACGGGTCGGGCAAAAGGAAGGTGACGGTCCTGGATAACCTGGAAATGCGTGTACCTCAAGGCGCTAT aTACGGCTTGCTTGGCCCCAGCGGCTGCGGAAAGACCACATTGCTAGGCTGCCTGGTGAGCCGCTTGCACCTAGACAAGGGCGAGATCTTCATCCATGGCTTTCCCCCAGGCTCCGTCGAGGCAGCTGTGCCCGGTCACAGAGTTGGCTATATGCCCCAG GAGCTGGCACTTTTCCAGGAATTCTCTATTGTGGAGACACTTCAGTACTTTGGCAGGATCCACCAGATGAGCGCCAGCAAGATCTTGCAGCGCAAAGACTTCCTCGTGTCCTTCCTCGACCTGCCTGATCCAAATCGCCTCGTGAACCAACTCAG TGGAGGTCAGCAGAGGAGGGTCAGCTTTGCGACGGCACTGCTGCATGAACCTGAACTCCTGATCCTAGATGAGCCTACAGTAGGGGTGGATCCACTTCTCAGGAGCAG CATCTGGCAACACCTACTGGATGTGTGTAAcggcaccaacaccaccatcatcatcactacccaCTATATTGAGGAGGCACGCCAAGCTGACAAg GTGGGTCTAATGCGTGGAGGTCGCCTGCTAGCCGAGACCTCCCCGATGAGCCTGATCAATCACTTCAAAATTCCCTCCCTTGAAGACATCTTCCTTAAGCTGTGCCTCGAGGATGGCAGTGAGGATGAGCTGAACATCCATGGCatg GAAAACAAAACGTACGAAGATGACGCGGGGACCCTCAAGGTGCTGCCCGGGTCCCTGCCAGATGCAAGGGGCTCTGTGCGAGGGCTACGAAAGGAGGTGAACCCTAACACCGGACAGGTGACACTAAGGGACGACACAGACAACAATATCTtcatg TCACCCTGGGTCAGCACCTCCAAGTATGAGAGAATGTTCTCCACGTACCGATTCAGGGCTCTCCTCATCAAGAACTTCATCAAACTGTGGAGGAATATTGG gttcctcctcttctcgtttctgATGCCACCCGTCCAGACCGTGCTGTTCTGCCTCACTGTGGGAGGCACGCCCTATGATCTGCCCATGGCCATCGTAAACCTGGACAATGGCTACAATCTCTTCCTCGATGTCCCAGTCCCGATTCATCCTAACATCAATATTACCTTCAACTTCTCCCTCATTTACCTCGACGATATCAACGATAAAACCATTCGTAAA AAATACTACAACAACTTTGATGATGGCCACAGAGCAGTGGAGGAGGGGGATGCGTGGGGCCTCATCTTTTTTAATGAGTCCTTCACAGAGGGCATCCTGGCCTTCTACGGCCCTGAAATAAACAATCAATCCCTGCcaggcctggaggaggaggacaaagaacagGGAAAGATCAATTTGTACATGGATAACACGA ACTCCCAGATCTCCGCCACGCTTATGTTCACACTCCTGCGGGCAATGGAAGACTTCCTGGAGGACGTAATAAAGGAGGTGGATGACGCATTGCAGGATATCTTCCCTAACACCAACGCTACGGTAGACACCAGCAAGCTAGCCTTCCCCCTGGTG ttCCATGACCCTATCTACGGCTCAACTGACGCCTCCTTCACTGAATTCATGGCTCCTGGCGTGATCTTGAC CATCACCTACTTCATGGCAGTGGGACTCACAGCTCTCTCCTTCAtcatagagaggaaggaaggacttctGGACAGGTCATGGGTGTCAG GTGTCCAGTCGAGCGAGGTGATGCTGGCACATCTTGCCACACAGATGCTGGTGATGTTGGTGCAGATTGCCCTTATCTTGGTCTTCATGTTCCCAGTCTTCCAACTCCCCTGCAAAGGCAACATGGTGTGGGTGGTGCTGCTTGCCGTGCTGCAGGGGTTCTGTGGCATGACATTCG GCTTGATGACCTCTGCAATCTCGAACGATGAAAATACCGCGATCATGATGGCTTTGGGAATCTTCTATCCACTCTTGCTGCTCTCTGGCATTGTGTGGCCCATCCAAGGCATCCCGGTGGCCctcag GTATGTGTCCTACATCCTGCCACAAACGTACGCGTGCGAGGCGATTCGAGCGGTGCTGTACAAAGGCTGGGATATCACCCACACCATTGTGTATCTTGGCTACCTAGTCACTGTTGCCTGGCTCTTCATCCACCTCGCCATCGCCCTCATTGCCATCAGGATACGCAAATAA
- the LOC126993456 gene encoding ABC transporter G family member 20-like isoform X2, which produces MMQRTRKHTHKILITKPKTRVKQLPVDTTTNTTTNATTTDSVTTATKASISTSRGNVVLVKGAYKSYGSGKRKVTVLDNLEMRVPQGAIYGLLGPSGCGKTTLLGCLVSRLHLDKGEIFIHGFPPGSVEAAVPGHRVGYMPQELALFQEFSIVETLQYFGRIHQMSASKILQRKDFLVSFLDLPDPNRLVNQLSGGQQRRVSFATALLHEPELLILDEPTVGVDPLLRSSIWQHLLDVCNGTNTTIIITTHYIEEARQADKVGLMRGGRLLAETSPMSLINHFKIPSLEDIFLKLCLEDGSEDELNIHGMENKTYEDDAGTLKVLPGSLPDARGSVRGLRKEVNPNTGQVTLRDDTDNNIFMSPWVSTSKYERMFSTYRFRALLIKNFIKLWRNIGFLLFSFLMPPVQTVLFCLTVGGTPYDLPMAIVNLDNGYNLFLDVPVPIHPNINITFNFSLIYLDDINDKTIRKKYYNNFDDGHRAVEEGDAWGLIFFNESFTEGILAFYGPEINNQSLPGLEEEDKEQGKINLYMDNTNSQISATLMFTLLRAMEDFLEDVIKEVDDALQDIFPNTNATVDTSKLAFPLVFHDPIYGSTDASFTEFMAPGVILTITYFMAVGLTALSFIIERKEGLLDRSWVSGVQSSEVMLAHLATQMLVMLVQIALILVFMFPVFQLPCKGNMVWVVLLAVLQGFCGMTFGLMTSAISNDENTAIMMALGIFYPLLLLSGIVWPIQGIPVALRYVSYILPQTYACEAIRAVLYKGWDITHTIVYLGYLVTVAWLFIHLAIALIAIRIRK; this is translated from the exons caccacgaccaacaccaccaccaatgccACCACCACTGACAGTGTCACCACTGCTACCAAGGCCTCCATCAGTACCAGTAGGGGCAATGTGGTGCTGGTTAAGGGCGCATACAAGAGCTACGGGTCGGGCAAAAGGAAGGTGACGGTCCTGGATAACCTGGAAATGCGTGTACCTCAAGGCGCTAT aTACGGCTTGCTTGGCCCCAGCGGCTGCGGAAAGACCACATTGCTAGGCTGCCTGGTGAGCCGCTTGCACCTAGACAAGGGCGAGATCTTCATCCATGGCTTTCCCCCAGGCTCCGTCGAGGCAGCTGTGCCCGGTCACAGAGTTGGCTATATGCCCCAG GAGCTGGCACTTTTCCAGGAATTCTCTATTGTGGAGACACTTCAGTACTTTGGCAGGATCCACCAGATGAGCGCCAGCAAGATCTTGCAGCGCAAAGACTTCCTCGTGTCCTTCCTCGACCTGCCTGATCCAAATCGCCTCGTGAACCAACTCAG TGGAGGTCAGCAGAGGAGGGTCAGCTTTGCGACGGCACTGCTGCATGAACCTGAACTCCTGATCCTAGATGAGCCTACAGTAGGGGTGGATCCACTTCTCAGGAGCAG CATCTGGCAACACCTACTGGATGTGTGTAAcggcaccaacaccaccatcatcatcactacccaCTATATTGAGGAGGCACGCCAAGCTGACAAg GTGGGTCTAATGCGTGGAGGTCGCCTGCTAGCCGAGACCTCCCCGATGAGCCTGATCAATCACTTCAAAATTCCCTCCCTTGAAGACATCTTCCTTAAGCTGTGCCTCGAGGATGGCAGTGAGGATGAGCTGAACATCCATGGCatg GAAAACAAAACGTACGAAGATGACGCGGGGACCCTCAAGGTGCTGCCCGGGTCCCTGCCAGATGCAAGGGGCTCTGTGCGAGGGCTACGAAAGGAGGTGAACCCTAACACCGGACAGGTGACACTAAGGGACGACACAGACAACAATATCTtcatg TCACCCTGGGTCAGCACCTCCAAGTATGAGAGAATGTTCTCCACGTACCGATTCAGGGCTCTCCTCATCAAGAACTTCATCAAACTGTGGAGGAATATTGG gttcctcctcttctcgtttctgATGCCACCCGTCCAGACCGTGCTGTTCTGCCTCACTGTGGGAGGCACGCCCTATGATCTGCCCATGGCCATCGTAAACCTGGACAATGGCTACAATCTCTTCCTCGATGTCCCAGTCCCGATTCATCCTAACATCAATATTACCTTCAACTTCTCCCTCATTTACCTCGACGATATCAACGATAAAACCATTCGTAAA AAATACTACAACAACTTTGATGATGGCCACAGAGCAGTGGAGGAGGGGGATGCGTGGGGCCTCATCTTTTTTAATGAGTCCTTCACAGAGGGCATCCTGGCCTTCTACGGCCCTGAAATAAACAATCAATCCCTGCcaggcctggaggaggaggacaaagaacagGGAAAGATCAATTTGTACATGGATAACACGA ACTCCCAGATCTCCGCCACGCTTATGTTCACACTCCTGCGGGCAATGGAAGACTTCCTGGAGGACGTAATAAAGGAGGTGGATGACGCATTGCAGGATATCTTCCCTAACACCAACGCTACGGTAGACACCAGCAAGCTAGCCTTCCCCCTGGTG ttCCATGACCCTATCTACGGCTCAACTGACGCCTCCTTCACTGAATTCATGGCTCCTGGCGTGATCTTGAC CATCACCTACTTCATGGCAGTGGGACTCACAGCTCTCTCCTTCAtcatagagaggaaggaaggacttctGGACAGGTCATGGGTGTCAG GTGTCCAGTCGAGCGAGGTGATGCTGGCACATCTTGCCACACAGATGCTGGTGATGTTGGTGCAGATTGCCCTTATCTTGGTCTTCATGTTCCCAGTCTTCCAACTCCCCTGCAAAGGCAACATGGTGTGGGTGGTGCTGCTTGCCGTGCTGCAGGGGTTCTGTGGCATGACATTCG GCTTGATGACCTCTGCAATCTCGAACGATGAAAATACCGCGATCATGATGGCTTTGGGAATCTTCTATCCACTCTTGCTGCTCTCTGGCATTGTGTGGCCCATCCAAGGCATCCCGGTGGCCctcag GTATGTGTCCTACATCCTGCCACAAACGTACGCGTGCGAGGCGATTCGAGCGGTGCTGTACAAAGGCTGGGATATCACCCACACCATTGTGTATCTTGGCTACCTAGTCACTGTTGCCTGGCTCTTCATCCACCTCGCCATCGCCCTCATTGCCATCAGGATACGCAAATAA